The Halictus rubicundus isolate RS-2024b chromosome 5, iyHalRubi1_principal, whole genome shotgun sequence nucleotide sequence TGTTGAGTGTGCTTGGAAAACTCTGTcaaaggaaaatatttgttttagaGGAACATTATAGATTAATTTCctttcaataaaaattctattattaataattctttaaattatattatttattaattatttatttacatttttgttttatattaaCGAAACTAGTATATTAACTCACATGTACAGTAAGGTAATTTTGGCTTGTGTAATCTCGTTCCATACTAACAGCATTATCAAGCGATGACCAAGAACGCGATCGTTCTAGACCGGTAGTATTCTTTTGGAATTGTTTCCTTGCCAATTTTGGCGTCAGCGTTGATTTCAGAATATATTTACTGTTTACTTTTTTCAAAGGTACATTTTTCCTACAGGTACAAAAATGTATCAATGATTAGTAATCATTAGactacggatgtttatgcaaatgcatatttttataaaaaataggtAGACCAATGCGACCTGGACAAAAATTGATGTCAtgattaagtaatttttaaaatatgatATAGATGAATATGTGACACTATTTTGTTTGTAAGCGTACGCATGAAGGACACATGAaggtcatctttatttttttaatggaattaaAAAACCTCGGTATtcggaataaaaatgtattaacctATTTATGTCGACAAAAATATTACTTTTACTGTTACGTCCAAAACTTtgatcgttcattacacacgtatatatcatcggaattatatcgtatttggtgtcattttcattagaaaaacgccacgaatacgttggtgaaagtccgataaaaaaataatgaaaaataaagatgttttgttattggatttgtagtggtctcacaccgatactaTTATATATATGAATTcacataaacatccgcagtctggtaatcgTATAATGTATCACAGTATTCGTGATACCATGCTTCGTGTATCGTACTTTCGTCTGTAGATTGTATTGACAAATGCAAATTCAACCATTGCTGCAAATAAAAATATGGTGCACCCTAAAAACCAAATTTCACTGGCTTTTATATAGGAAACCTTTGGTAAAGAATTTTCAAGTTTCGACGCAAGAGTCATAAACGTCAAAATGGTGTTTGTTCCTACAAATATAAATTACGTGTATTTCATTGCACAGTTAATACAATTTCTGTGTCTTTGAAACATTCCTTACCTAAAACTATTCGCGGTGGACTTGCATCCATATGCAGCCAAAAAGACACCCAAGAAATAACGACTATTAATATAGATGGTATATAATAGTCCATCATAAAGAATCCCATTTCACGAGCAAGCTTAAACGTGATACTAATTGAACTGAAGTTACCAGCTGTAGGAGTAAAAATGTTTACTACAAACAATTTTAAGATACAATTTGTCGTATACATATAAAATGATACGTGCCAAAATGACCGTAATGTTGTTCTGACGTGGTATAGAACACTTCCGTTGTATTCACCCACTTGTCAACAAGTTTGTACTCGGTTAGATGTAATTCATCAGCAAGAATTATTGGATCCCGATCCCAAATCAGCCTCATGTCTTTCACATTGTATGTCCCTGTAGGTAAAAATGGCATTCATTCCTAGGAACACAGTAGAGTAATATAGCTGACATTGTAGTAGAACAACAACAATGACATCCTACAGCTTTCGAAAATGAGCGGACATTCCTGCACGTCgaatggaaatttttccaagcgaAGACCACAATTCAGAGTAACTTGTAACCTATAAGACGAAAAAATAGAACTATCATATTATGTTTTTATTATTGCATATGTAGGAGCTATTAAAAATCGCGTAGAATACGCTACGTGGTCACCGATCATTTTCAGATTCGCAGAATTTCTTGTAACTTGAAAAATTAAGTTTTGGGCTGAAGATtggaaaatcggtcaaatcggattgagctcaaattttgcacatagcctcatttttcattaaaaacatgtttcccaaaaggttTTTTAGtgactcgaaaaaaattttgtatcaTGTTATTATCATTTCCTAGCTTAACAACACAACAGTTTCTACCTTACCGGCATAAAGCTTGGATTAGGTACCGTTTTTGAACTCGTTATTTCTATATGCATGTTGGATCAGGTCGGGGTCAGGTCTGGGCAGGTTTGGGTTAGATTTGGATATGATTATGTTTAATTTTCAtgtttaattgtttaattttattgtttgaatCCTCACTCAGCCGCTTACATTATGACTTGTGTTTTTAGTTcgtgtttcgaaaatttttcccGTTTTTACTTATTTCAAGTACTTACCACGCTTCGGTTGTATAGATCACACGCACACGCAAAAGTAGTTGCGTGTCGCGTAGTCGCAGCTTAGTACATCAGTAAATATTATAGCCGGATAATCAATCTGTCTATAAGCCAATCGACAAGGCATTGAGAAAGAACGTATTGTGTAACATTTTAACCCTACATCTCGACCAGTTTTTGGTTTTTTGCAACTAGGattttgaatttaataatcCGACTTAATTGCAGTATACAATACATGTGATAcgaattttttccattttaacCCATAATTACCCTCCGATCGAGATGTAGGGTTAATATTTGACGCAAGATGTTTCTTCTAAATGCTCTATCGAATGACTTTAGTCCAAGTGCATTTTTTATCAACTTTTACCGCCCTATTATTATTTACCACCATAGTATTACCAAGAAAAAGTCAACTTTACAAACCTGGTATTTAAAGTAACGATTCCTGTTGAATCTACCGAAACTAGTAGATCTTTAACATTATTCCCGACTAGAGCTGAACTGCGTTCATTGGAAACATAAACTGTTGGAGTCCATATTATATCGTGTGCAGACTGTCCGCCATATATTTGGTCTAAGTGAGGTGCTATGTCCGCGAATTTTAACCTACTGTCCAAGTATCTGTACTGCAGTATCATGTGAACGTCAAATTGCTGTAATCACAGTATTTAGGATGCATATGAATAGAAAAGCCAACTTCCACACATAATAAATTATGCGTAGGGGAGACcagaaacaaaattaaaagagaGCGAAAATAACTTACCAATGTTTTAGCCATGTTGGACTTAATCGTGTAGATGTAAGCTCTGATGTACACTTTAACTGGGTCCGTAGCATTAATTTCTCCAAGGGGTCTAGCCATTTTGTCATAACGGCAAGTGCTGGTTAACTCTTGTAAAAGTTCCGTCTGTGTCATAGAGTCGCTGTTACTTAACTTTGGACAACTTCCCAATCTAGAAAAATTATATACAACTTTAATGTTCGTAGGAATACCTTTCTTCTGAATGTATGTATTCTTAGAAAAATCGTGGTACAATAAATTTACTCATTctaaaaaatctataaaactCGAACTTCTAGAATCTAAATACCTAGtataaggaacccaattactgtgcgtatattaattatacttagttttaaagcataatgaatattaaaaaagagatattaaatttttttaatattcattatgctttaaaagtaagtataattaatatacgcacagtaattggtacccccacagtagttgggtcccttaccccacctatattttacaattgtattttacaattattattttacaattgcaAAATCTTGCAATTTCATAATAATCGGCTTATATATTGAAGAATCAATagtatttcttttatgaaaagGTAAAATCTACGTGCGAAAGCCACAAATGTAGCATGTAAAGGAAGAAGTTCTTTCGAAAGAAGAGCCTTGAATTAAAATTCCAGCTGTTGCCGCGTAGAGTTCATTGTTGTTTTGTACCTATGTAGATGACATAATGTAATGCATGTGACTCTTCACAGTACGAAAACTAATTTTTCAGCACATGATGTCTAATAAGCTTAAAAAAGTGAGACAATCGATTTACAATTACAAGTCATCTTGTCTATCTTCAACTTTATTCTCGTAATACGTTAATATGACGAGGTACCAAATATTCTAACAtatctacatacatacataacGCTATTACGTATATTTACAGAGTAAAGTACCGTAATTAAACATTTTCGTCTTCTCGTATTTCATATTTCAATCAATGGAAATACACCTATTGTATGCCAAACAAAGCAAAGATATAGGTCGGTGTTAATTTAGTAATAGTAAGCGGATAATATTATTCAGAGCACACTCATTCTAATTTTTAGATAAAAAAAGTAAACTTTGAATTGTGAATTGCTTTCCCTGTACACTTAATCACCTTTTTTAGATATCGAAGCagttttcatttgaaatttattACGGTATCTATGTGATTAATTATTGACAACAACTTCTTTGCATTTTTATGATTTGTACGTTCATTCTTGCCAAAAATACATATACTACGTTGTACGCTTGGTGCGTTTCAGTAGATATACGTATACCCTAAGCACATTTAATATACAAGGTGTCAAGAAATTACGTGCAAAAAACCGttacagcgtgattctacaccttaggatcggcgaagatctgtaaaaaaagtttgattGTCTATGGTCTATAACAGCGATGGGCACGGTAGGAGCGCCTGAGCTCCCTCCCAGGGGTGGGCCAACCCGGGCGGGAGGAGCCGTTTAATTGCTCGTCCCGTGTACGGGGAGTCTGCGGGGGGTGGGATGGAGAGGCCCGGGAGTGCCGGAACACGCCCCCGGTCACCTCTTGCTGCGAGCAGTGACTTCTTTCCTCGGCGGGGCGGGGTCCTACGGGGACCCTTTTCCCTGCGCGAAATAGGGAGCCGCCGGGGGCAGCGGGGTGTCGCGATCTGGGGTTCGCGGCGCCTAGCCGAGCTGTCCTCCGAGATGGGGGACCCCGGGTGGGTGACCCGTGCGGTGTCCTACTAGATTAGGcattgaggggggggggggcaaagcTTTACTTCCTCCGGGGTATCACTGTTGGGGAAGGGGGTGGCGAGTTGTTTTCGATACGGGTTCCCTGCTGTCTCCCGTTAACTCAGGGAGGTCACTGTGGTGGAGTTAGTGGGTTATACCCCTTCGGGGGGAGTCCCACATATCCCCGTTTCTCTCCCCAGGGAGGGCGGGGAATCCGCAATGCAATTACCACcacgtaaaaagaaaaaaaaaaggagcccCTGAACTGCCTGATTTCctcaccaacgtctctttcgtgcagctCGCATCTTCGCCGCGCTGCGGTGTGCCTAGTGCCTTCGTCTCCTCCTCGTACGTCCCGCCGTAGCCGACTATGTGCGCGGTTTATGGCGTAAGTCCCGTCTACGGCGGGACATACGAGCAGTGGTGAGATATCGGCAAAGTGGCACCGCTGCACTGCAGAGGTGTGCactgcacgaaagagacgttggtgggggaaacGTTTTGCCTGCGGCAAGTCTCCGTGTCTATCGCTGGTTTACAATCACGCTGTAACAGTTTTTACACATAATTTCTTGACATCCCGCACATACATATAGTACTGCTTCGCAACGTGCGTACAAACAGGTAAACGTGTAAAACAGAATGGCGTAagattaattttcattgatgtTGTGTTTAACGGTATAATATTATGACAGAGTAGTATATCTAAAACTACTAAACGTATAAAAGCGTGTCTGTACTATCTGCTATTACGTTGTTTCTTACTATAAAGTAttaattgatataaaaatgtatttattacaTAGTATATTGCAGTggaaaaaatgaagaagttcaATGTTGAGTTTCTTGTGAAATATTAAGTAGTACAACGTGTGCGTTGAACAAACCGTTACGAACAGTATGTAAATGGGTTTGTGAAAGATTTGAACTAAAATATGGTGCCAGCTGTTTTAACATTAAGCTTCCGTAGTGTTGAATCAAAACGTGGAAAAACAAGAATATGCTCAGACAGATATTTTGTACAACGACATACACGCTAGATGTATCAAACACGCAgctcatttttttatttatagaatCGACGTTCATTCCAGGAATATTATATTTACAACCATTCGAAAGATACTCGAAATTAAAACTTCTTAGTCCATTATTCATAAATCAATTCGAAATACTATTAGAGTATTTGTTAGTCGATATAACATTACACTGCAACTTTCttattagtttttaaaatattgcaaaacgtGTTGCTCTTAGAGAACTTGACAATTTTGAATATTAGTTAAAAACTGAAACGTATCTTGGTGGAATCAGGAATGTCATAAAATTTCAATTCCTTTTGCGTATTTAACACTTTATTGGAGAAATTATTCAGGATATAAAATCCCATAAAATTAAACTGTAGAGTATGGGACATTAAGTATATTaagaaagatatatatataa carries:
- the LOC143354152 gene encoding pH-sensitive chloride channel 2, which translates into the protein MMELKTFLRKKDHVFGILVYFIQILHLTSSTILGSCPKLSNSDSMTQTELLQELTSTCRYDKMARPLGEINATDPVKVYIRAYIYTIKSNMAKTLQFDVHMILQYRYLDSRLKFADIAPHLDQIYGGQSAHDIIWTPTVYVSNERSSALVGNNVKDLLVSVDSTGIVTLNTRLQVTLNCGLRLEKFPFDVQECPLIFESWTYNVKDMRLIWDRDPIILADELHLTEYKLVDKWVNTTEVFYTTSEQHYGHFAGNFSSISITFKLAREMGFFMMDYYIPSILIVVISWVSFWLHMDASPPRIVLGTNTILTFMTLASKLENSLPKVSYIKASEIWFLGCTIFLFAAMVEFAFVNTIYRRKKNVPLKKVNSKYILKSTLTPKLARKQFQKNTTGLERSRSWSSLDNAVSMERDYTSQNYLTVHSFPSTLNIPSVKIDEDNDQECSVGSIVTVNSTPPPKPFSRRATLAQLHNFTTMTPQEIAQWIDRRSRIVFPVAFIIFNIFYWSFIWI